Proteins from a genomic interval of Centroberyx gerrardi isolate f3 chromosome 23, fCenGer3.hap1.cur.20231027, whole genome shotgun sequence:
- the LOC139912651 gene encoding E3 ubiquitin-protein ligase TRIM39-like, which yields MFYECELQEAISMLWLPAKQKAWRTGTGSPKYIPNSVWQWIHSASVSVQLDPSTSHPWLVVSANRLQVQEAAGLQHSSTIRNTAQHFDGWPCVLGDTVITEGRHYWEVEVSQNGCWRMGVMSLSAPKKQKPPMSPSTGYWVLWQGSSLWACTNKPTELPGAVVPRLVGVYVDVGEGQVSFYDVDNRVHIYTFSDTFQDSLVPVFGCLDGDTVLKIIPSEMSVTAADA from the exons ATGTTTTATGAATGTGAACTACAGGAGGCAATATCCATGCTGTGGCTGCCAGCCAAACAGAAGGCCTGGAGGACTGGGACCGGAAGCCCCAAATACATCCCCAATTCAG TATGGCAGTGGATTCACAGTGCATCAG TCTCTGTGCAGTTGGATCCCAGTACCAGTCATCCCTGGCTGGTCGTCTCTGCTAACCGGCTGCAGGTCCAGGAGGCAGCAGGGCTCCAGCACTCCAGCACTATCAGAAACACCGCCCAGCATTTCGACGGGTGGCCCTGCGTTCTGGGTGACACCGTCATCACCGAAGGGAGACACtactgggaggtggaggtgtCCCAAAATGGTTGCTGGAGGATGGGCGTCATGTCACTATCTGCTCCCAAGAAACAAAAGCCCCCCATGTCGCCCAGCACAGGATACTGGGTCCTGTGGCAGGGCTCCAGCCTGTGGGCCTGTACCAATAAACCCACCGAGCTGCCGGGGGCGGTCGTGCCTCGGCTAGTCGGGGTGTATGTGGACGTTGGCGAGGGTCAAGTGTCCTTTTATGATGTTGACAACAGGGTTCACATTTATACTTTCTCTGATACCTTCCAAGACAGTCTGGTTCCAGTGTTTGGCTGCCTTGATGGAGACACCGTGCTTAAAATCATACCATCAGAGATGTcagtcactgctgctgatgcatga
- the mpdu1b gene encoding mannose-P-dolichol utilization defect 1b — MAAETVLEKGSSFMDPLKGVLLAYFMPESCYDEFFLNFNFLDVPCLKIVLSKGLGIGIILGSVMVKLPQILKLMGAKNAEGLSFNSVLLELFAITGTMAYSIANNFPFSAWGEALFLMLQTVTIGFLIQHYGGRTGRGLLLMFMYFGLLAVMLSPVTPMSVVTTMQASNMPAIIIGRLIQAATNFHNGHTGQLSAVSVFLLFAGSLARIFTSVQETGDSLMALTYVISSSCNGIIALQVLYYWNSSPEQQKKKKSE, encoded by the exons ATGGCGGCTGAAACAGTTTTGGAAAAAGGCTCCTCTTTTATGGATCCACTTAAAGGGGTTTTGCTGGCTTATTTCATGCCAGAATCGTGTTACGACGAATTTTTTCTCAATTTCAACTTTCTGGATG TGCCATGTCTGAAGATCGTGCTGAGCAAAGGCCTGGGGATCGGCATCATCCTGGGATCTGTGATGG TGAAGCTACCTCAGATCTTGAAGCTGATGGGAGCTAAGAATGCCGAGGGGCTGAGCTTCAACTCTGTGCTGCTGGAGCTGTTCGCCATTACAGGAACTATGGCCTACAGTATAGCCAACAACTTCCCCTTCAG TGCGTGGGGCGAGGCTTTGTTCCTCATGTTGCAGACAGTGACCATTGGCTTCCTCATCCAGCACTATGGAGGGAGAACTGGCCGAG GTCTTCTTCtcatgtttatgtattttgGCCTGCTGGCCGTCATGCTGTCTCCCGTCACTCCCATGTCAGTGGTCACCACCATGCAGGCCTCCAATATGCCAGCCATCATCATCGGCAGG CTGATCCAGGCAGCCACTAACTTCCATAACGGACACACCGGTCAGCTGTCTGCTGTTTCTGTCTTCCTGCTGTTTGCAGGATCCCTTGCTCGCATCTTCACCTCAGTACAG GAAACTGGAGACTCCCTGATGGCCCTCACCTATGTCATATCTTCATCCTGTAATGGCATCATCGCTCTCCAGGTCCTCTACTACTGGAACAGCTCCCCAGaacagcagaagaaaaagaagagcgaGTAG